From a single Hymenobacter sp. YIM 151500-1 genomic region:
- a CDS encoding DNA topoisomerase IB, which produces MSTLAPRPKTRKKKLAPLPEAHELYKDPARQAELAGLRYLADTKPGLTRQPTRDGSFQYLTAKGEPVEDEKTLARISSFVIPPAWTEVWISPSANSHLQVTGRDAKGRKQYLYHPAWDQARSLTKFSRLRAFGEKLADLRRQMHQDLARPGLDKRKVMALVLTLMDQSFIRIGNREYAKKNKTYGLTTLRDKHVQVQGSDVRFSFVGKKGVAHDLTIHDRKLARLVQKCKEIPGQHLFQYYTPDGHRHELESGDVNEYLQEVTGLKLSAKDFRTWGGTVKMVECLEAILNENPDFPKDKTIKQAVKDVAKNLGNTPTVCSRYYIHPQVVELFNSDKLIDYLRRHDADPSENDLLTPTEHMVLDMLQELEEQLVSGE; this is translated from the coding sequence ATGAGCACACTAGCCCCGCGCCCTAAAACCCGCAAAAAGAAACTCGCCCCGCTGCCGGAGGCGCACGAGCTGTACAAAGACCCCGCCCGCCAGGCCGAGCTGGCCGGCCTGCGCTACCTCGCCGACACCAAGCCCGGCCTCACCCGCCAGCCCACCCGCGACGGCAGCTTTCAGTACCTCACGGCTAAAGGGGAGCCAGTTGAAGACGAAAAAACCCTGGCCCGCATCAGCAGCTTTGTGATTCCGCCGGCCTGGACCGAGGTGTGGATTTCGCCCTCGGCCAACTCCCACCTGCAAGTGACGGGCCGCGACGCCAAGGGGCGCAAGCAGTACCTTTACCACCCGGCCTGGGACCAGGCCCGCAGCCTCACCAAGTTCAGCCGCCTGCGGGCCTTCGGGGAGAAGCTGGCCGACCTGCGCCGGCAGATGCACCAGGACCTGGCCCGCCCCGGCCTCGACAAGCGCAAAGTCATGGCCCTGGTGCTCACGCTCATGGACCAGTCGTTTATTCGCATCGGCAACCGGGAGTACGCCAAGAAAAACAAAACCTACGGCCTCACCACCCTGCGCGACAAGCACGTGCAGGTGCAAGGCAGTGACGTGCGCTTTAGCTTCGTGGGCAAGAAAGGCGTGGCCCACGACCTTACCATCCACGACCGGAAGCTGGCCCGCCTGGTGCAGAAGTGTAAGGAAATTCCGGGCCAGCACCTGTTTCAGTACTACACTCCCGACGGCCACCGCCACGAGCTGGAATCGGGCGACGTGAACGAGTACCTGCAGGAGGTGACGGGGCTGAAGCTGTCGGCTAAAGACTTCCGCACCTGGGGCGGCACCGTGAAGATGGTGGAGTGCCTGGAGGCCATTCTGAACGAAAACCCGGATTTCCCGAAAGACAAAACCATCAAGCAGGCCGTGAAGGACGTGGCCAAAAACCTGGGCAACACGCCCACCGTGTGCTCCCGCTACTACATTCATCCCCAGGTGGTCGAGCTGTTCAACTCCGACAAGCTCATCGACTACCTCCGCCGCCACGACGCCGACCCCAGCGAAAACGACCTGCTCACCCCCACCGAGCACATGGTCCTGGATATGTTGCAGGAGCTGGAGGAGCAGCTGGTCAGTGGTGAGTAG
- a CDS encoding M48 family metalloprotease — translation MHRLLRKTWLLLGLAASLGTAASCSKDGDGVLLFSVEDDKALGDKVAASTDSTFRAKGQLVERSANPRAYDLLGQIVNRVLNSGQLQYRNEFPWDVKIIKDDQMQNAFATPGGHIYVYSGLIKFLDNESQLAGVLGHEIAHADRRHTSRLLQKEYGINVLLSLLLGENRGQVVQIASSLGQLSFSRDYEREADEYSVIYLNGTNHYPCDGAAGFFIKAEQQGQAAPPEFLSTHPNPGTRIQDIQTKADALNCRQRTASSDTFNQLKAAL, via the coding sequence ATGCATCGTTTGCTTCGTAAAACCTGGCTGCTCCTAGGCCTGGCCGCTTCCCTGGGCACCGCCGCTTCCTGCTCCAAAGACGGCGACGGCGTGCTGCTGTTCTCCGTCGAAGACGACAAAGCCCTCGGCGACAAGGTCGCCGCCTCCACCGACTCCACTTTCCGCGCCAAAGGTCAGCTGGTGGAGCGTTCCGCCAACCCGCGCGCCTACGACTTGCTGGGCCAAATCGTGAACCGCGTGCTGAACTCGGGCCAGTTGCAGTACCGCAACGAGTTTCCCTGGGATGTCAAGATCATCAAAGACGACCAGATGCAGAATGCCTTTGCCACGCCCGGCGGCCACATTTACGTGTACTCGGGGCTGATCAAGTTCCTGGACAACGAAAGCCAGCTGGCCGGGGTGCTGGGCCACGAAATTGCCCACGCCGACCGTCGCCACACCTCCCGCCTGCTGCAAAAGGAGTACGGCATCAACGTGCTGCTGAGCCTGCTGCTGGGCGAAAACCGCGGCCAGGTAGTGCAGATTGCCTCCAGCCTGGGCCAGCTTAGCTTCAGCCGCGACTATGAGCGGGAGGCCGATGAGTATTCGGTTATCTACCTGAACGGCACCAACCACTACCCCTGCGACGGCGCCGCCGGCTTCTTCATCAAGGCCGAGCAGCAGGGCCAGGCCGCCCCGCCCGAGTTCCTGAGCACCCACCCCAACCCCGGCACCCGCATCCAGGACATCCAAACCAAAGCCGATGCCCTGAACTGCCGCCAGCGCACCGCTTCCAGCGACACGTTTAATCAACTGAAGGCGGCGCTGTAG
- a CDS encoding PBECR3 domain-containing polyvalent protein, protein MHQEFQTIQELVEYALQDGPQDKGMYTFGHVSQQLSDTIWEATGKSVHQYQITINNSAIRHTIKQHGGSRERLRGQIPVEPDDFLVLEEGILAPQQIYDAGQKPGQEVASLKFVLVTASGNVILNVHPGKRRQYLAVKTIHKTKGQSQ, encoded by the coding sequence ATGCATCAAGAGTTCCAAACCATTCAAGAGTTGGTAGAATACGCTTTACAAGATGGGCCTCAGGACAAAGGCATGTATACCTTTGGTCATGTATCACAGCAGCTATCAGACACTATTTGGGAGGCCACTGGAAAAAGCGTACACCAGTACCAGATTACCATTAATAACTCAGCTATCCGGCACACAATCAAGCAGCATGGAGGAAGCAGGGAGCGGTTGCGTGGCCAAATACCTGTTGAACCAGATGATTTTTTAGTTCTTGAAGAAGGCATCCTAGCTCCTCAGCAGATCTATGACGCCGGGCAAAAACCAGGGCAGGAGGTTGCCAGCCTGAAGTTTGTTCTTGTTACTGCATCAGGGAACGTTATACTGAACGTCCATCCGGGCAAGCGGCGTCAGTATTTGGCTGTTAAGACCATCCACAAAACAAAAGGCCAGTCGCAGTAG
- a CDS encoding App1 family protein: MSSLLDKLNSWAERADELLTRGRARLGLLHPLQLVPYRSYGTASRLYVKGRLLTDRGVQEPAADASRWQNLLNMYRRFDSNEISGAELRVRPADGTDHTVVTDEEGYFTLNLQPRQLPEPIDYLWYPVEVLVQQTPPPLPAPAGLSGQALVLIPPPDAEYGIISDLDDTVIQTSATDLLRMARIVLLRNARSRLPFKGVAEFYRQLQLGRNGKRNNPFFYVSSSPWNLYDLLEDFLQLNDIPPGPLLLRDMTLKRKQTGDASEHHGHKLREIENLLLTYPTLPFVLIGDSGQEDANIYREVVRRHPGRILAIYIRDVLRPDRAVLVEQVSEDLRDDKVEMLLVQDTVQAAEHAARTGLIFQEAIPAVEEDKRKDETAEESDEVMGNR; encoded by the coding sequence ATGTCTTCTCTCCTCGATAAACTCAACAGCTGGGCCGAGCGGGCCGACGAGCTGCTCACCCGCGGCCGGGCCCGGCTGGGGCTGCTGCACCCCTTGCAGCTGGTACCCTACCGCAGCTACGGCACTGCCAGCCGCCTGTACGTGAAAGGACGCCTCCTCACCGATAGAGGAGTGCAGGAGCCCGCGGCCGATGCCTCGCGCTGGCAAAATCTGCTGAACATGTACCGGCGCTTCGACAGCAATGAAATCAGCGGGGCCGAGCTGCGCGTGCGCCCCGCCGACGGCACCGATCACACCGTGGTGACTGACGAGGAAGGCTACTTCACGCTCAACCTCCAGCCCCGGCAGCTGCCCGAGCCCATTGACTACCTCTGGTACCCCGTGGAAGTACTGGTGCAGCAAACTCCCCCACCCCTGCCCGCGCCGGCCGGGCTCAGCGGGCAGGCTCTGGTGCTCATCCCGCCCCCCGACGCCGAGTACGGCATCATCTCCGACCTCGACGACACCGTTATCCAGACCTCGGCTACCGACCTGCTGCGCATGGCCCGCATCGTGCTGCTGCGTAATGCCCGCTCCCGTCTGCCGTTTAAGGGTGTGGCCGAGTTCTACCGCCAGCTCCAGCTGGGCCGCAACGGCAAGCGCAACAACCCGTTTTTCTACGTCAGCTCCTCGCCCTGGAACCTGTACGATTTGCTGGAAGACTTTCTCCAGCTGAACGATATCCCGCCCGGCCCCCTGCTGCTGCGCGACATGACCCTGAAACGCAAGCAGACCGGCGACGCCTCCGAGCACCACGGCCACAAGCTCCGGGAAATCGAAAACCTGCTACTCACCTATCCCACCCTGCCCTTTGTGCTTATCGGCGACTCGGGCCAGGAAGACGCCAACATCTACCGCGAAGTAGTGCGCCGCCACCCCGGCCGCATCCTGGCCATCTACATCCGCGACGTGCTGCGCCCCGACCGGGCTGTGCTGGTAGAACAGGTATCGGAGGACCTACGCGACGACAAGGTGGAGATGCTGCTGGTGCAAGACACCGTGCAAGCCGCCGAGCATGCCGCCCGCACTGGCCTCATCTTCCAGGAAGCCATTCCGGCCGTAGAAGAGGACAAACGGAAGGATGAGACGGCGGAGGAGAGTGATGAGGTAATGGGTAACAGGTGA
- a CDS encoding YybH family protein, whose product MKRPALLLLLPAALAACAPARPQAADPAATRRDIAQVLAIQTAAWNRGDVAGFMQGYWQSDSLVFIGKSGLTYGWQPTLDNYRRSYPSPAAMGQLDFTGLRIQPLSPDAAHVIGRWHLARPTQGDLQGHFLLIFRRINGRWVIVADHSS is encoded by the coding sequence ATGAAACGTCCGGCTCTACTTCTACTACTCCCAGCCGCCCTAGCGGCCTGCGCCCCGGCCCGTCCGCAAGCCGCCGACCCAGCCGCCACGCGCCGCGACATAGCGCAGGTGCTGGCCATCCAAACGGCCGCCTGGAACCGCGGCGACGTGGCCGGCTTCATGCAGGGCTACTGGCAGAGCGACTCCCTGGTGTTTATTGGCAAAAGCGGACTTACCTACGGCTGGCAACCTACCCTCGACAACTACCGCCGCAGCTACCCCAGCCCCGCCGCCATGGGCCAGCTGGACTTCACGGGCCTGCGCATTCAGCCGTTAAGCCCTGATGCCGCGCACGTTATCGGCCGCTGGCACCTGGCCCGCCCCACCCAGGGCGACCTGCAAGGCCATTTCCTGCTCATCTTCCGTCGTATCAACGGCCGCTGGGTTATCGTCGCCGACCATTCGAGTTGA
- the mtgA gene encoding monofunctional biosynthetic peptidoglycan transglycosylase — translation MGIDYRQAARRAGQVALQVAAALFLTSVAWVLVYRWVSPPATWLMLERRSHRPQASYGGLLPEGASRRIHYSFVHLDEVSPQLPLALVAAEDQRFLIHRGFDTEAMWKAAKHNFGGDGPIRGGSTITQQVAKNVFLWQGRSYLRKAAEAYFTVLIELLWDKRRIMEVYLNVAEMGDCVFGAEAAAQKHFGRPARKLTSAQAALLAAVLPNPLKFQAGSPGPQARAKQRRVLRNMRRLGGTAYVRALLEQ, via the coding sequence ATGGGGATTGACTACAGGCAAGCCGCCCGCCGCGCCGGGCAAGTGGCGCTTCAGGTGGCCGCCGCCCTGTTTCTGACGTCGGTGGCCTGGGTGCTGGTGTACCGCTGGGTGTCGCCGCCCGCCACCTGGCTGATGCTGGAGCGCCGCAGCCACCGCCCGCAAGCCAGTTACGGCGGCCTGCTGCCCGAAGGCGCCTCGCGCCGCATTCACTACAGCTTCGTGCACCTGGACGAGGTGTCGCCGCAGCTGCCGCTGGCGCTGGTAGCGGCCGAAGACCAGCGCTTCCTCATCCACCGCGGCTTCGACACCGAGGCCATGTGGAAGGCGGCCAAGCATAACTTCGGCGGCGACGGACCCATCCGCGGGGGCAGCACCATCACGCAGCAAGTGGCTAAGAACGTGTTTCTGTGGCAGGGCCGCAGCTACCTGCGCAAGGCCGCCGAAGCCTACTTCACGGTGCTCATCGAGCTGCTCTGGGACAAGCGCCGCATCATGGAAGTGTACCTGAACGTGGCTGAAATGGGAGACTGTGTTTTCGGAGCCGAGGCCGCGGCGCAGAAGCACTTTGGCCGCCCGGCCCGCAAGCTCACCTCCGCCCAGGCCGCGCTGCTGGCCGCCGTGCTGCCCAACCCGCTGAAGTTTCAGGCCGGTAGCCCCGGTCCCCAAGCCCGCGCCAAGCAGCGCCGCGTGCTGCGCAACATGCGCCGCCTGGGCGGCACGGCCTACGTGCGGGCATTGCTGGAGCAGTAG
- a CDS encoding LON peptidase substrate-binding domain-containing protein: MTRLLALFPLNLVVYPDEKLNLHIFEPRYRQLVHDCLAEGITFGIPPFVQNAVSPIGTEMRLVAVEKTYPNGEMDIRTQALGRVGLRTFYRQAPGKLYAGADVEDLPDDPAGDALLHAHIRELVERLYDLLGLRRLLLELPPNFRVYDVAHHLGLSTEQEYQVLETSSEAERQQLVLSHLEQVLPVLQETERLKERVRLNGHFKNLTPPNF; this comes from the coding sequence ATGACTCGCTTGCTTGCCCTGTTTCCGCTGAACCTGGTGGTGTACCCCGACGAAAAGCTTAATCTGCACATCTTCGAGCCCCGCTACCGCCAGCTCGTGCACGACTGCCTGGCCGAGGGCATTACGTTTGGCATTCCGCCCTTCGTGCAGAACGCCGTGAGCCCCATCGGCACTGAAATGCGCCTGGTGGCCGTGGAGAAAACCTACCCCAACGGCGAAATGGACATCCGGACCCAGGCCCTGGGCCGGGTCGGCCTGCGCACTTTCTACCGGCAGGCACCGGGCAAGCTCTACGCCGGCGCCGACGTGGAAGACCTGCCCGACGACCCCGCCGGCGACGCGCTGCTGCACGCCCACATCCGGGAATTGGTGGAGCGGCTCTACGACCTGCTGGGTTTGCGCCGCCTGCTGCTGGAGCTGCCGCCCAACTTCCGCGTCTACGACGTGGCCCACCACCTGGGCCTGAGCACCGAGCAGGAATACCAGGTGCTGGAGACTTCCTCGGAGGCCGAGCGGCAGCAGCTGGTGCTCAGCCATCTGGAGCAGGTGCTGCCCGTGCTGCAGGAAACCGAGCGGCTCAAGGAGCGGGTGCGGCTTAACGGCCATTTTAAGAACCTGACGCCGCCTAACTTCTAA
- a CDS encoding metallophosphoesterase produces MADSSLLIYLLAAGAALLTAWLLRRYWQERQYRRQPYVAPAHARWAEQPPPAAPPRHRVALLGDPGAVATDGADPVLQLLAQWQHETGPDGTVVLLGDNVYPTGLPLPGHPGRPAAEARFKAQLDVLRQFPGRVVFLSGNHDWNKGRPDGWEYLRQQEAFVREHLPTAHYLPPDGTPGPASLQLAEGLLLVVLNTQWWVQRGPRPASDPKEPLRQLWNLLDANRHQQILVAGHHPLYSNAIHGGKFTAKQHVFPLTTIHKQAYVPLPLVGSLLPLYRKLVGAAEDMAYPPYRKLRRRLLRVLHQFPNIIYAAGHDHNLQYFHYRGGHYLVSGAGSKTAFVQKGGRATFVHEHKGFFSLDFYAGTDVWLRALEPGAETGSGSEVFRLKLPNTTQLAPAPTSAGGRGHQHP; encoded by the coding sequence GTGGCTGATTCATCGTTGCTTATCTACCTGCTGGCGGCCGGCGCGGCCCTGCTCACGGCCTGGCTGCTGCGGCGCTACTGGCAGGAGCGGCAGTACCGGCGGCAGCCCTACGTGGCCCCGGCCCACGCCCGCTGGGCCGAGCAGCCGCCCCCCGCTGCCCCGCCCCGCCACCGCGTGGCCCTGCTCGGCGACCCCGGCGCCGTGGCCACCGATGGCGCCGACCCGGTGCTACAGCTGCTGGCGCAGTGGCAGCACGAAACCGGCCCCGACGGCACCGTGGTGCTGCTCGGCGACAACGTGTACCCCACCGGCCTGCCCCTGCCCGGCCACCCCGGCCGCCCGGCCGCCGAAGCCCGGTTTAAGGCCCAGCTGGATGTGCTGCGGCAGTTTCCGGGCCGGGTGGTGTTCCTGAGCGGCAACCACGACTGGAACAAGGGCCGCCCCGATGGCTGGGAATACCTGCGCCAGCAGGAAGCCTTCGTGCGGGAGCACCTGCCCACGGCTCACTACCTGCCCCCCGACGGCACGCCCGGCCCCGCAAGCCTGCAATTGGCCGAAGGGCTGCTGCTGGTGGTGCTGAACACCCAGTGGTGGGTGCAGCGCGGCCCCCGCCCCGCCTCCGACCCCAAGGAGCCCCTGCGCCAGCTCTGGAACCTGCTCGATGCCAACCGCCACCAGCAGATCCTAGTGGCCGGACACCACCCGCTGTACTCCAATGCTATTCACGGGGGCAAGTTCACGGCCAAGCAGCACGTGTTTCCGCTGACTACCATCCACAAGCAGGCCTACGTGCCCCTGCCCCTGGTGGGCTCCCTGCTGCCCCTGTACCGCAAGCTGGTGGGGGCCGCCGAGGATATGGCTTACCCGCCCTACCGCAAGCTGCGGCGGCGCCTGCTGCGGGTGCTGCACCAGTTTCCCAACATCATCTACGCCGCCGGCCACGACCACAACCTGCAATATTTTCACTACCGCGGCGGGCACTACCTGGTGAGCGGGGCGGGCAGCAAAACGGCCTTTGTGCAGAAGGGTGGCCGGGCTACGTTTGTGCACGAGCACAAAGGCTTTTTCAGCCTCGACTTTTATGCAGGCACCGACGTATGGCTCCGGGCCCTGGAACCAGGCGCGGAGACTGGCAGCGGGTCCGAAGTTTTTCGGCTGAAACTGCCCAACACCACCCAGCTGGCCCCAGCCCCCACCTCAGCGGGCGGCCGGGGGCACCAGCACCCGTAG
- a CDS encoding diacylglycerol/lipid kinase family protein, with the protein MTAAATSSPELLLRDILFVLNPVSGDIDKTKLEETISRYCTEHGRTARFHHTCGHDDLGELRAALQQRPPDAAFAAGGDGTASLVAEALVGSPIPLGILPLGSGNGLSKDLGIPQEVEEALRLVWEHEVRVIDTLRVGGKFSAHLADLGFNAVVVEEFDQGKVRGPAAYVRIATQTYLSYSPATYHVETDAETWEGAAFMLTIANAATFGSNVIINPDSQLDDGQFEICVIEPFPGTAAPGILYRLYTSGFDRSDYTRRLRCRWARITVPGQPEVLVQVDGEPYHLPAPVEVSIAPRSLRVLVPPAAR; encoded by the coding sequence ATGACGGCTGCTGCCACATCTTCCCCCGAATTGCTGCTGCGCGACATCCTGTTCGTGCTCAATCCGGTGTCGGGCGACATTGACAAGACCAAGCTGGAAGAAACCATCAGCCGCTATTGTACCGAACATGGCCGCACGGCCCGCTTCCACCACACCTGCGGCCACGACGACCTGGGCGAATTACGGGCCGCCCTGCAACAGCGGCCACCCGATGCCGCTTTTGCCGCGGGCGGCGACGGTACGGCCAGCCTGGTAGCCGAGGCCCTGGTGGGCAGCCCGATTCCGCTGGGCATTCTGCCGCTGGGCTCCGGCAACGGCTTATCCAAGGACCTGGGCATTCCGCAGGAAGTAGAAGAGGCCCTGCGGCTGGTTTGGGAGCATGAGGTGCGGGTAATTGACACCCTGCGCGTGGGCGGTAAGTTTTCGGCTCACCTGGCTGATTTGGGCTTCAATGCCGTGGTAGTAGAGGAGTTTGACCAGGGCAAGGTGCGCGGCCCGGCCGCGTACGTGCGCATTGCCACCCAAACCTACCTGAGCTACTCGCCAGCCACCTACCACGTGGAAACCGACGCCGAAACCTGGGAGGGCGCGGCGTTTATGCTGACCATTGCCAACGCCGCCACCTTCGGCAGCAACGTCATCATCAACCCCGACAGCCAGCTGGACGACGGGCAGTTTGAAATCTGCGTGATTGAGCCCTTCCCCGGCACAGCGGCGCCCGGCATCCTGTACCGCCTCTACACCAGCGGCTTCGACCGTTCCGACTATACCCGCCGCCTGCGCTGCCGCTGGGCGCGCATCACGGTGCCCGGCCAGCCCGAGGTGCTGGTACAGGTAGATGGCGAGCCGTACCACCTGCCCGCCCCGGTTGAGGTTAGCATAGCCCCGCGCAGCCTACGGGTGCTGGTGCCCCCGGCCGCCCGCTGA
- a CDS encoding M48 family metallopeptidase, with the protein MRGNLRYLIALLMAGFTLISYYCKRSVNEVTGEVQHVDMTAEQEIALGLQAAPEMAQQYGGLHPDRQASAAVERIGQEIVQRTKASQTPYRFQFHLLADENTINAFALPGGQIFITAGLLKNLRSEGQVAGVLAHEVAHVVARHSAEQIAKSQLTQGLTGAAAIGLYDPERPGTMASSAAAAMVGKLLTLRYGREDELESDRLAVQFTAQAGYDPRAMMQVMQVLEQAGGGSRQPEFLSTHPNPGNRIQELESEIQAEFPQGVPAGLKP; encoded by the coding sequence ATGAGAGGAAATCTTCGCTACCTGATAGCCCTGCTGATGGCAGGCTTCACGCTGATATCGTACTACTGCAAACGCTCGGTGAACGAAGTAACCGGCGAAGTGCAGCACGTCGACATGACCGCCGAGCAGGAAATAGCCCTGGGCCTGCAAGCCGCGCCCGAAATGGCCCAGCAGTACGGCGGCCTGCACCCCGACCGCCAGGCCAGCGCAGCCGTGGAGCGGATTGGGCAGGAAATTGTGCAGCGCACCAAAGCGTCGCAAACGCCCTACCGGTTTCAGTTTCACCTGCTGGCCGACGAAAACACCATCAATGCCTTCGCCCTGCCTGGCGGCCAGATTTTCATTACGGCCGGCCTGCTGAAAAACCTGCGCTCCGAGGGCCAGGTGGCCGGCGTGCTGGCCCACGAAGTGGCCCACGTGGTAGCCCGCCACTCGGCTGAGCAGATTGCCAAGTCCCAGCTCACCCAGGGCCTGACCGGCGCCGCCGCCATCGGCCTGTATGACCCCGAGCGGCCCGGTACCATGGCCAGCTCGGCCGCCGCCGCCATGGTGGGCAAGCTCCTGACCCTGCGCTACGGCCGCGAAGACGAGCTGGAGTCGGACCGGCTGGCGGTGCAGTTTACGGCCCAGGCCGGCTACGACCCGCGCGCCATGATGCAGGTGATGCAGGTGCTGGAGCAGGCCGGGGGCGGCTCCCGGCAGCCAGAGTTTCTGAGCACCCACCCCAACCCCGGCAACCGGATTCAGGAGCTGGAAAGCGAGATTCAAGCCGAGTTTCCGCAGGGTGTGCCCGCGGGCCTCAAGCCCTGA
- a CDS encoding murein L,D-transpeptidase catalytic domain family protein: MLRKPTAVASLLFVLLTMCGLSPAASGDGRPKKPAVGAARLAAHTAAFDQHVLLSYAQAGLAGTGLPVEAYRRALIGYYSMQQRGAVPARPTLTIIDFSRPSRQKRLWVLDVVRGRLLHHTLVAHGRNTGEDLARNFSNQEGSEMSSLGFYLTGTTYQGKHGLSLKLHGLDPGYNTNAFARAVVVHGADYVSEAFARQHGRLGRSQGCPALPVAETPIVINAIKGGTVLFIHGPVTTAYASSWLNLDQAVLAFARSRRLLS; the protein is encoded by the coding sequence ATGCTACGTAAGCCGACTGCCGTTGCCAGCCTGCTGTTTGTGTTGCTAACCATGTGCGGCCTTAGCCCGGCCGCTTCCGGGGACGGCCGCCCCAAAAAGCCTGCCGTGGGTGCCGCCCGGCTCGCCGCCCACACCGCTGCCTTCGACCAGCACGTGCTGCTAAGCTACGCCCAGGCCGGCCTGGCCGGCACAGGCTTGCCCGTGGAGGCCTACCGGCGGGCCCTGATAGGGTACTACAGCATGCAGCAGCGCGGAGCAGTGCCCGCCCGGCCCACGCTCACCATCATCGACTTTTCCCGCCCCAGCCGGCAGAAGCGCCTGTGGGTGTTGGACGTGGTGCGGGGTCGCCTGCTGCACCACACGCTGGTGGCGCACGGCCGAAATACCGGCGAGGACCTGGCCCGCAACTTTTCCAATCAGGAAGGCTCGGAGATGAGCAGCCTGGGCTTCTACCTCACGGGCACAACCTACCAGGGCAAGCACGGCCTGTCGCTGAAGCTGCACGGCCTCGACCCCGGCTACAATACCAATGCCTTTGCCAGGGCCGTGGTAGTGCACGGCGCCGACTACGTGAGCGAGGCGTTTGCGCGCCAGCACGGCCGACTGGGCCGCAGCCAGGGCTGCCCGGCCCTGCCCGTAGCCGAAACTCCTATCGTTATCAACGCCATCAAGGGAGGAACGGTGCTGTTTATTCACGGCCCGGTTACCACGGCATACGCGTCGAGCTGGCTGAACCTGGACCAGGCCGTGCTGGCGTTTGCCCGCAGCCGCCGCCTGCTGAGTTAG
- a CDS encoding DUF4199 domain-containing protein, with translation MAASRITPETNGVRYGLYTGVGMMAYFVLASLLGIYARIEFSFLNLVILTVGICLAIANYKRYRQDRMPYLHGFGTGIITASVASVVFGFFFIVYAGVLNRAIMEGIRGTDLFGFDLSVTIAFLAIMLQGAMGGVIISLIAMQYFKSADHKPMTGVE, from the coding sequence ATGGCTGCTTCCCGCATCACCCCCGAAACCAACGGCGTCCGCTACGGCCTCTATACGGGCGTCGGCATGATGGCGTACTTTGTGCTGGCTTCCCTACTCGGTATCTACGCACGTATTGAGTTTAGCTTTCTGAACCTGGTCATTCTGACGGTGGGTATCTGCCTGGCCATTGCCAACTACAAGCGGTACCGCCAAGACCGGATGCCTTATCTGCACGGCTTTGGCACCGGCATTATTACGGCGTCGGTAGCCTCGGTGGTATTTGGGTTTTTCTTTATTGTGTACGCCGGGGTCCTCAACCGGGCTATCATGGAGGGCATCCGGGGCACCGACCTGTTCGGGTTTGACTTGTCCGTTACCATTGCCTTTCTGGCCATTATGCTCCAAGGCGCTATGGGCGGCGTTATCATCTCGCTGATAGCCATGCAGTATTTCAAAAGCGCCGACCATAAGCCCATGACGGGCGTGGAATAG